From a single Couchioplanes caeruleus genomic region:
- a CDS encoding flavodoxin family protein, with translation MKALIIFESMFGNTRSIACAIAEGLQETYEVNVADVSGRPRAYGIDLLVVGGPTHAFSMSRASTREDAARKGTVRQGSAGTGLRDYFDSSPVLHGIPAAAFDTKINKPLVPGSAARRAQKELRRLGCRIVLPAENFLVTDTTGPLVEGERERARQWGAALAAAAAEHRDKV, from the coding sequence ATGAAAGCGCTGATCATCTTCGAGTCCATGTTCGGCAACACCCGGTCGATCGCCTGCGCGATCGCCGAGGGGCTGCAGGAGACGTACGAGGTCAACGTCGCCGACGTGTCCGGCAGGCCCCGGGCGTACGGCATCGACCTGCTGGTCGTCGGCGGCCCCACGCACGCGTTCAGCATGAGCCGGGCGTCCACGCGCGAGGACGCGGCCCGCAAGGGCACGGTGCGCCAGGGTTCGGCCGGGACCGGCCTGCGCGACTACTTCGACTCCTCGCCGGTGCTGCACGGCATCCCGGCGGCGGCCTTCGACACGAAGATCAACAAGCCGCTGGTGCCGGGGTCGGCGGCCCGCCGGGCGCAGAAGGAGCTGCGCCGGCTCGGCTGCCGCATCGTGCTGCCGGCCGAGAACTTCCTTGTCACCGACACGACCGGCCCGCTGGTGGAGGGCGAGCGCGAACGGGCCCGGCAGTGGGGTGCCGCGCTGGCGGCCGCCGCCGCGGAGCACCGCGACAAGGTCTGA
- a CDS encoding universal stress protein, with protein MHSVVSSKRDLPVVVGIDGSRSHPETVDLAADQAARLRAPLLIVHVWPGHYSGAFRIRGAFPTQDDGAHLLDLAARRARLRIPDLDVSTELAGGSAAQVLVERSERARLLVVGHRDVILTRPSWGSTTAYLAHHGSCPLLVHRGVVPGRGPVVLAVSTRDGAAATTRYAFDEAAATGSRLVALHVWTYTGAASAGASPAGGFAVARRAADARLAEALEGWDARFPGVEVERLLVHDVDIGYTLERASRRGRLLVAGMGRSGRFVELLYGSLGGTLLRQTACPVLLVPPGWTVPGPARAARGTRRPAAARRH; from the coding sequence ATGCACAGCGTCGTGTCGTCGAAGCGAGACCTGCCCGTGGTGGTCGGCATCGACGGGTCGCGCTCCCATCCGGAGACCGTCGATCTGGCCGCCGACCAGGCCGCCCGCCTGCGCGCGCCACTGCTCATCGTGCACGTGTGGCCGGGCCACTACTCCGGCGCGTTCCGGATCCGCGGGGCGTTCCCCACGCAGGACGACGGGGCGCACCTGCTGGACCTCGCCGCGCGCCGGGCCCGGCTGCGGATACCGGACCTCGACGTGAGCACCGAGCTGGCCGGCGGGAGCGCCGCCCAGGTGCTGGTCGAGCGGTCCGAGCGCGCCCGGCTCCTGGTGGTCGGGCATCGTGACGTGATCCTGACCCGGCCGAGCTGGGGCTCCACCACCGCGTACCTGGCCCACCACGGGTCCTGCCCGCTGCTGGTGCACCGGGGCGTCGTTCCCGGGCGCGGCCCGGTGGTGCTGGCCGTCTCCACGCGCGACGGTGCCGCCGCCACCACGAGGTACGCGTTCGACGAGGCCGCCGCGACGGGCAGCCGGCTGGTGGCGTTGCACGTGTGGACGTACACCGGCGCGGCCTCGGCCGGGGCATCGCCGGCCGGCGGGTTCGCCGTGGCGCGGCGCGCGGCCGACGCCCGGCTGGCCGAGGCGCTGGAGGGCTGGGACGCGCGGTTCCCCGGTGTCGAGGTGGAACGGCTGCTCGTGCACGACGTCGACATCGGCTACACCCTGGAACGGGCGTCGCGGCGCGGGCGGCTGCTGGTCGCCGGCATGGGTCGCAGCGGGCGGTTCGTGGAGCTGCTGTACGGCTCCCTCGGCGGGACGCTGCTGCGCCAGACGGCGTGCCCGGTCCTGCTCGTCCCGCCCGGCTGGACCGTACCCGGCCCGGCCCGTGCGGCCCGCGGCACCCGGCGGCCAGCGGCGGCGCGGCGGCACTGA
- a CDS encoding wax ester/triacylglycerol synthase family O-acyltransferase, translating to MAAYAEPVTDADLAFLAMDTGRVPVQFGAVLALDRHLDPARAARLLAERIPRTRRLRQRIATRGPLRRPVRENDESFTVARHLEVRHCPPPGDEAALTAVAMALLLRRLPCDRPLWRVRLVHAPATTAPHAGQLRPRARPAAAVRRRHGPPARPAGSWAARRT from the coding sequence ATGGCCGCGTACGCCGAGCCCGTGACCGACGCCGACCTGGCCTTCCTGGCCATGGACACCGGCCGGGTGCCCGTGCAGTTCGGCGCCGTGCTGGCGCTCGACCGCCACCTCGACCCCGCGCGGGCCGCCCGGTTGCTCGCCGAGCGGATCCCGCGCACCCGGCGGCTGCGGCAGCGCATCGCCACGCGAGGTCCGCTGCGGCGCCCGGTGCGGGAGAACGACGAGTCCTTCACCGTCGCCCGTCACCTGGAGGTCCGGCACTGCCCGCCGCCCGGTGACGAAGCGGCGCTGACCGCGGTGGCCATGGCGCTCCTGCTGCGCCGGCTGCCGTGCGACCGTCCGCTGTGGCGGGTACGGCTGGTACATGCGCCGGCAACGACGGCTCCACACGCTGGTCAGCTTCGTCCGCGGGCCCGACCGGCCGCTGCGGTTCGGCGGCGCCACGGTCCGCCGGCTCGTCCCGCTGGTTCCTGGGCGGCGAGACGAACCTGA
- a CDS encoding WSD1 family O-acyltransferase, producing MTFQAITYAGTLAVSAVADPRACPDLPVLGAYLAEELAALGAGPAPGFGTFCPARPIGSGR from the coding sequence GTGACGTTCCAGGCCATCACGTACGCCGGCACGCTCGCCGTCTCCGCGGTGGCGGATCCGCGGGCCTGCCCGGACCTGCCGGTGCTGGGCGCGTACCTCGCCGAGGAGCTGGCGGCGCTGGGCGCGGGCCCGGCCCCCGGTTTCGGGACCTTCTGCCCTGCCCGGCCCATCGGCAGCGGCCGATGA
- a CDS encoding universal stress protein translates to MTTRAIIVATDGTTYGEAAVQWAAREAGRRGSLLRITYVYDWEWREARFDYSTEYADAARHAAEAITATASGQAHAVAPSVRIETDTLIGHASARLPAAAEDAELMVLGSRGRGGFAGLLLGSVSRRVATHALCPVVVVRGRGDVTDGPVAVGVDDSPAAEHVLGVAFEAAASRGSALAVVRSYLPPVPLWLAGTVPATEVSTPEADAAERARLAELVAPWQAKYPDVAVETMLSHDSAAAVLVGVSHGAQLVVAGTHGHGVVAGTILGSTTMQLLHHADCPVLIARSPGKRTP, encoded by the coding sequence ATGACGACCAGGGCGATCATCGTGGCGACGGACGGGACGACGTACGGCGAAGCCGCGGTGCAGTGGGCCGCACGCGAGGCCGGACGCCGCGGATCGCTGCTGCGGATCACGTACGTGTACGACTGGGAGTGGCGCGAAGCGCGCTTCGACTACAGCACCGAGTACGCGGACGCCGCACGGCACGCGGCGGAGGCGATCACCGCGACGGCTTCCGGCCAGGCGCATGCGGTGGCTCCCTCCGTACGGATCGAGACGGACACGCTCATCGGGCACGCGTCCGCCCGGCTGCCGGCCGCCGCCGAGGACGCCGAGCTCATGGTGCTGGGCAGCCGGGGCCGTGGTGGCTTCGCCGGCCTGCTCCTCGGCTCGGTGAGCCGGCGGGTGGCCACGCACGCGCTCTGCCCCGTCGTGGTCGTACGGGGCCGGGGCGACGTCACCGACGGGCCCGTCGCGGTCGGCGTGGACGACTCCCCCGCCGCCGAGCACGTCCTGGGCGTGGCCTTCGAGGCGGCCGCGAGCCGGGGCAGCGCGCTCGCCGTCGTCCGGTCGTACCTGCCTCCCGTGCCGCTGTGGCTGGCCGGCACCGTGCCGGCGACCGAGGTCTCCACGCCCGAGGCCGACGCCGCCGAGCGGGCCCGCCTGGCCGAGCTCGTCGCGCCGTGGCAGGCGAAGTATCCGGACGTCGCGGTCGAGACGATGCTGTCGCACGACAGCGCCGCCGCGGTGCTCGTGGGTGTCTCGCACGGTGCCCAGCTCGTCGTCGCCGGCACGCACGGCCACGGCGTCGTCGCCGGTACCATCCTCGGCTCGACGACCATGCAGCTGCTGCACCACGCCGACTGCCCGGTCCTCATCGCCCGCAGCCCGGGCAAGCGGACGCCATGA
- a CDS encoding bifunctional GNAT family N-acetyltransferase/acetate--CoA ligase family protein, protein MTIGGPAVPEADALTSDGGIVTIRPVADGDRPDLSRLFGEASPENLRLRFFCLPSSATINAEIDRLCRPDDTRHLAVVATEAGRIVGVASCERPGAGSPRAEFAVFVADAQHGRGIGTLLLEHLAARPRPLGVTELTGEVLPGNIGMLRVARDLSTHTWTRFAGGIVGVGVDTRGDDAAEPVIDARDRTAERASLRALLSPRSVAVVGAGHTRGGVGHETLRALREYGFPGHVYAVNRTGAAVDGVPGSRSLRDLPRPVDLVVVAVPAGDVPAVVRDAAAAGARGVVVLSAGFAEQGPAGRRRQQEILGITRAHGMRLVGPNCLGILNTDPAVRLNACFAPAPPPAGGLAVAAQSGAVGVAVLDNAIRTGCGVSSFVSLGTKADVSGNDLIAYWYDDPATRAVVLHLESFGNPRRFARTVRALSRRKPVLAVRSSRCDRAATVDALFEQAGVIHTRTLGELLDAARMLSGQPLPRGHRLAILGNAGGLTVLAADAAEGGGLQVRPLSHRLRREIASVSAVCAGTGNPVDLGADVPPGTFAEAAAVLADSGEVDALLLVIVGTRTNAPAAILSALGAVADARPELPVAAVLVGRGTAGPAFGERCAPVFDLPERAVTALAHAASYAAWRRRPLGTRPVLPGLDIEGARSLIRHLPADGGGRLTYQQASALLQRYGIPVLAAELVTSGPDAVAAAGRLGFPVVLKSADPALVRRSDAGAVRLNLTGAAAVRAAFDEVTAAGAPGTGAMVQRQVRAPVELVAGIAHDPLFGSVVLLGAGGARTGLPGDRSLRLVPMTDLDAARMWRDLRAAPLLTGCRGAPPVDTAAVEDLVLRLGRLAENHPEVAELDLDPVFAGPDGVLAVDVRLRLAPVGAEPDATLRSLRARDGR, encoded by the coding sequence ATGACCATCGGCGGTCCCGCCGTCCCTGAAGCCGACGCGCTCACTTCGGACGGCGGGATCGTGACCATCCGGCCGGTCGCCGACGGTGACCGGCCGGATCTGTCCAGGCTGTTCGGCGAGGCGTCGCCGGAGAACCTGCGGCTGCGCTTCTTCTGCCTGCCGAGTTCGGCGACGATCAACGCCGAGATCGACCGGCTCTGCCGCCCGGACGACACCCGCCACCTCGCGGTCGTGGCCACCGAGGCGGGACGGATCGTCGGCGTCGCCTCCTGCGAGCGCCCCGGCGCCGGCTCGCCGCGCGCCGAGTTCGCCGTGTTCGTCGCCGACGCCCAGCACGGCCGGGGCATCGGGACGCTGCTGCTGGAGCACCTGGCCGCCCGGCCCCGGCCGCTCGGCGTCACCGAGCTCACCGGCGAGGTGCTCCCCGGCAACATCGGCATGCTGCGGGTCGCGCGGGACCTGAGCACGCACACCTGGACGCGCTTCGCCGGCGGCATCGTCGGCGTCGGCGTGGACACCCGCGGGGACGACGCCGCCGAGCCGGTCATCGACGCCCGGGACCGGACGGCCGAGCGGGCCTCGCTGCGCGCGCTGCTCAGCCCCCGCTCCGTCGCGGTCGTCGGCGCGGGGCACACCCGCGGCGGCGTCGGCCACGAGACACTGCGCGCGTTGCGGGAGTACGGCTTCCCCGGGCACGTGTACGCGGTCAACCGGACCGGCGCGGCGGTGGACGGCGTGCCGGGCAGCCGGTCGCTGCGGGACCTGCCCCGGCCCGTCGACCTGGTGGTGGTCGCCGTACCGGCCGGGGACGTGCCGGCCGTGGTGCGCGACGCCGCGGCCGCCGGGGCGCGCGGCGTGGTCGTGCTCAGCGCCGGCTTCGCCGAGCAGGGGCCGGCCGGGCGCCGGCGGCAGCAGGAGATCCTCGGCATCACCCGCGCGCACGGCATGCGGCTGGTCGGCCCGAACTGCCTCGGCATCCTCAACACCGACCCGGCCGTACGCCTCAACGCCTGCTTCGCGCCCGCTCCCCCGCCGGCCGGTGGGCTGGCCGTCGCCGCGCAGTCCGGCGCCGTGGGAGTCGCGGTGCTGGACAACGCGATCCGTACGGGCTGCGGCGTCTCCTCCTTCGTGTCGCTGGGCACCAAGGCGGACGTCAGCGGCAACGACCTGATCGCGTACTGGTACGACGACCCGGCGACCCGGGCGGTGGTGCTGCACCTGGAGTCGTTCGGGAACCCGCGCAGGTTCGCCCGTACGGTGCGCGCCCTGTCCCGGCGCAAGCCCGTCCTGGCCGTCAGGAGCAGCCGATGCGACCGGGCGGCGACGGTCGACGCCCTCTTCGAGCAGGCCGGGGTGATCCACACCCGCACGCTCGGCGAGCTGCTCGACGCCGCGCGCATGCTCAGCGGCCAGCCGCTGCCCCGCGGGCACCGCCTCGCGATCCTCGGCAACGCGGGCGGGCTCACCGTGCTGGCCGCCGACGCCGCCGAGGGCGGGGGCCTGCAGGTACGCCCGCTGAGCCACCGGCTGCGCCGCGAGATCGCCTCGGTGTCGGCGGTGTGCGCGGGCACCGGCAACCCGGTGGATCTGGGCGCGGACGTGCCGCCGGGCACGTTCGCCGAGGCGGCGGCCGTGCTGGCCGACAGCGGCGAGGTGGACGCGCTGCTGCTGGTGATCGTGGGTACGCGCACGAACGCACCGGCCGCCATCCTGTCCGCCCTGGGCGCGGTGGCCGACGCCCGTCCCGAGCTGCCCGTCGCCGCGGTGCTGGTGGGCCGGGGCACCGCGGGGCCGGCCTTCGGCGAACGCTGCGCGCCCGTCTTCGACCTGCCGGAGCGGGCGGTGACCGCGCTCGCCCACGCCGCCTCGTACGCCGCCTGGCGACGCCGGCCGCTGGGTACCCGTCCCGTGCTTCCCGGGCTGGACATCGAGGGCGCCCGCAGCCTGATCCGGCACCTGCCCGCGGACGGCGGCGGCCGGCTGACGTACCAGCAAGCCTCCGCGCTGCTGCAGCGGTACGGGATCCCGGTGCTGGCCGCCGAGCTGGTGACGAGCGGGCCGGACGCGGTGGCCGCCGCCGGGCGCCTCGGCTTCCCGGTGGTGCTCAAGTCCGCCGATCCCGCCCTGGTCCGCAGGAGCGACGCCGGCGCCGTACGGCTGAATCTCACCGGGGCCGCGGCGGTGCGCGCCGCTTTCGACGAGGTCACGGCCGCCGGGGCGCCGGGCACCGGCGCCATGGTGCAACGCCAGGTCCGGGCCCCGGTGGAGCTGGTCGCGGGCATCGCGCACGATCCGCTGTTCGGGTCGGTGGTGCTGCTGGGCGCCGGCGGGGCGCGGACCGGCCTGCCCGGCGACCGGTCGCTGCGGCTGGTCCCGATGACCGATCTGGACGCCGCCCGGATGTGGCGGGACCTGCGCGCCGCTCCCCTGCTGACCGGTTGCCGCGGGGCGCCGCCGGTGGACACCGCCGCGGTCGAGGATCTGGTGCTGCGGCTGGGCCGGCTCGCGGAGAACCACCCCGAGGTGGCCGAGCTGGACCTCGACCCGGTCTTCGCGGGCCCGGACGGGGTGCTGGCGGTGGACGTGAGGCTGCGGCTGGCCCCGGTCGGCGCCGAGCCCGATGCGACGCTGCGCAGCCTGCGCGCCCGCGACGGCAGGTGA
- a CDS encoding CBS domain-containing protein, producing MRAKDIMSSPVHVIWQNAPVESAAELMAGKAVTALPVVDADGLLVGMVSESDLLWHRVPSDPTAHLRRHPDTDPSRRPGMVVEVMSPFPLTTTPDADVADVADTMLQHDVRSMPVLDGREVVGVISRRDILRAMVRSDEALVKEVQHRLDEYADGEHRWAVTVDGGVATVEGAFANDTERAVVEVLTRTVPGVAAANVKVVTPS from the coding sequence ATGCGTGCCAAGGACATCATGAGCAGCCCGGTCCACGTGATCTGGCAGAACGCACCGGTGGAGAGCGCCGCGGAGCTGATGGCGGGCAAGGCCGTGACGGCCCTGCCGGTGGTCGACGCCGACGGCCTGCTCGTCGGCATGGTGAGCGAGAGCGACCTGCTGTGGCACCGGGTCCCGTCCGACCCGACCGCGCACCTGCGCCGGCACCCGGACACCGACCCGTCCCGCCGCCCCGGCATGGTCGTCGAGGTCATGTCCCCGTTCCCGCTCACCACGACGCCGGACGCCGACGTCGCGGACGTCGCGGACACGATGCTGCAGCACGACGTCCGCAGCATGCCGGTCCTCGACGGCCGGGAGGTGGTCGGCGTCATCAGCCGCCGCGACATCCTGCGCGCCATGGTGCGCAGCGACGAGGCGCTGGTGAAGGAGGTGCAGCACCGCCTCGACGAGTACGCCGACGGCGAGCACCGGTGGGCCGTGACCGTGGACGGCGGAGTGGCCACGGTGGAGGGCGCGTTCGCCAACGACACCGAGCGCGCGGTCGTCGAGGTGCTCACACGGACCGTACCCGGCGTGGCCGCCGCGAACGTCAAGGTGGTCACCCCGTCCTGA
- the gap gene encoding type I glyceraldehyde-3-phosphate dehydrogenase, with protein MTYRIAINGFGRIGRNYLRALTDKKLANAGLQVVAINDLYDAAMLAHLLEYDSTFGRLDAQVSCDDEAITVGWHRIPTFSERTPDVLPWGDLGVDLVIESTGKLRRREDAALHLKAGAGRVLISAPGRNVDATLVPGVNADAYDPDLHLVVSAASCTTNCVAPLLKVLHEAFTVEAGHLTTVHAYTNDQNVLDAPHKDPRRARAAGVNIIPTSTGAAKAVGLVLPELAGRLDGVALRVPVVDGSVSDLTLQLGTEVSAGQINAAVAEAAAPGGPMDGIIRYTEAPIVSSDIVGDKASCVFDAKLTQAGGRLAKVFGWYDNEWGYTSRLVDLTQQMATRR; from the coding sequence ATGACCTACCGCATCGCGATCAACGGCTTCGGCCGCATCGGCCGTAACTATCTGCGCGCCCTGACGGACAAGAAGCTCGCCAACGCGGGCCTCCAGGTCGTCGCCATCAACGACCTGTACGACGCCGCCATGCTGGCCCACCTGCTCGAGTACGACTCCACGTTCGGCCGGCTCGACGCGCAGGTGAGCTGCGACGACGAGGCGATCACCGTCGGCTGGCACCGGATCCCCACGTTCTCCGAGCGGACCCCGGACGTGCTGCCCTGGGGCGACCTCGGCGTGGACCTGGTGATCGAGTCGACCGGGAAGCTGCGCCGGCGTGAGGACGCGGCGCTGCACCTCAAGGCCGGCGCCGGCCGGGTGCTGATCTCCGCACCGGGCAGGAACGTCGACGCGACCCTGGTGCCGGGTGTCAACGCGGACGCGTACGACCCCGACCTGCACCTGGTCGTCTCGGCCGCGTCCTGCACCACGAACTGTGTGGCGCCGCTGCTCAAGGTGCTGCACGAGGCGTTCACCGTCGAGGCGGGCCACCTCACCACGGTGCACGCGTACACGAACGACCAGAACGTGCTCGACGCCCCGCACAAGGACCCTCGCCGGGCCCGGGCCGCCGGGGTGAACATCATCCCGACCAGCACCGGCGCGGCCAAGGCGGTCGGCCTGGTGCTGCCCGAGCTCGCGGGCCGGCTCGACGGCGTCGCCCTGCGGGTACCGGTCGTCGACGGCTCCGTCAGCGACCTCACCCTGCAGCTCGGCACCGAGGTCAGCGCCGGGCAGATCAACGCGGCCGTCGCGGAGGCCGCCGCCCCGGGCGGGCCGATGGACGGGATCATCCGCTACACCGAGGCGCCGATCGTCTCCAGCGACATCGTGGGCGACAAGGCCTCCTGCGTCTTCGACGCCAAGCTGACCCAGGCGGGCGGACGCCTCGCCAAGGTGTTCGGCTGGTACGACAACGAGTGGGGCTACACCAGCCGCCTCGTCGACCTCACCCAGCAGATGGCCACCCGGAGGTGA
- a CDS encoding NAD(P)-dependent alcohol dehydrogenase — translation MRALRLLDWKKPAELVEVPQPVPGPGQVVIKVGGAGACHSDLHLMHDFTAGQLPWGPPFTLGHENAGWVHRVGEGVTGLAEGTAVAVYGAWGCGSCDRCRLGAETYCDHPAEAPVPAGGGGLGLDGGMAEYLLVPDARHLVPLPPGLDPLHAAPLTDAGLTPYHAIRRSWPKLTPRSTALVIGVGGLGHLAVQILKATTAARVIAVDLRRDALDLARRYGADLVLSAEDSPAEAIRDATGGHGADVVLDFVGGDDTLALAAGTVRSLGDLTLVGIAGGTLPLSFFSVPYEVSIQTTYWGTRPELAEVLDLAARGMLTPQICRFELSGAVTAYDEMQAGELQGRAVIVP, via the coding sequence ATGCGTGCTCTCAGACTGCTGGACTGGAAGAAGCCCGCCGAGCTGGTGGAGGTGCCGCAGCCCGTGCCGGGACCCGGCCAGGTCGTGATCAAGGTGGGTGGCGCCGGGGCGTGCCACTCCGACCTGCACCTCATGCACGACTTCACGGCGGGGCAGCTGCCGTGGGGGCCACCGTTCACCCTGGGGCACGAGAACGCCGGCTGGGTGCATCGCGTCGGCGAAGGGGTGACCGGCCTCGCGGAGGGTACGGCGGTGGCGGTGTACGGCGCGTGGGGCTGCGGCTCCTGTGACCGCTGCCGGCTCGGCGCGGAGACGTACTGCGATCACCCGGCGGAGGCGCCCGTACCCGCCGGCGGTGGCGGGCTGGGCCTGGACGGCGGCATGGCGGAATACCTGCTGGTGCCCGACGCCCGCCACCTCGTCCCGTTGCCGCCCGGGCTGGACCCGCTGCACGCCGCGCCGCTGACCGACGCCGGGCTCACGCCGTACCACGCGATCCGCCGTTCGTGGCCGAAGCTGACCCCGCGCAGCACCGCGCTGGTCATCGGCGTCGGCGGCCTCGGGCACCTGGCGGTGCAGATCCTCAAGGCGACGACGGCCGCGCGGGTGATCGCCGTCGACCTTCGCAGGGACGCGCTGGACCTGGCCCGGCGGTACGGCGCGGACCTCGTGCTGTCCGCCGAGGACAGTCCCGCCGAGGCGATCCGCGACGCGACCGGCGGTCACGGCGCCGACGTGGTGCTCGACTTCGTCGGCGGCGACGACACGCTCGCCCTGGCCGCGGGCACCGTGCGCAGCCTGGGCGACCTCACGCTCGTCGGGATCGCCGGTGGCACCCTGCCGCTGTCGTTCTTCTCGGTGCCGTACGAGGTCAGCATCCAGACCACGTACTGGGGGACCCGGCCGGAGCTCGCCGAGGTGCTCGACCTGGCGGCCCGCGGGATGCTGACCCCGCAGATCTGCCGGTTCGAGCTGTCCGGGGCGGTCACCGCGTACGACGAGATGCAGGCCGGTGAGCTGCAGGGACGCGCGGTGATCGTGCCCTGA
- a CDS encoding DoxX family membrane protein, with protein MTTIGRGAAAHHLENVEAPGHMLTLTAARALAVFRISLGFVFLWAFLDKTFGLNYATPSARAWIHGGSPTKGFLSHVDLGPFQGTFHSMAGNVVVDWLFMLGLLGIGVALILGIGMRIAAAAATLMMAFMWFAEFPLAQHTSAGEPSGSNNPITDYHFMYAVGAIVAALTYAGHTWGLGRWWAQLPFVQRNRWLI; from the coding sequence ATGACGACCATCGGCCGCGGAGCTGCGGCTCACCACCTCGAGAACGTCGAGGCACCCGGTCACATGCTCACCCTGACGGCCGCCCGGGCGCTGGCCGTGTTCCGCATCTCCCTCGGGTTCGTCTTCCTGTGGGCGTTCCTCGACAAGACCTTCGGTTTGAACTACGCCACCCCGTCCGCCCGCGCCTGGATCCACGGCGGGTCGCCGACCAAGGGCTTCCTGTCCCACGTCGACCTCGGCCCGTTCCAGGGCACGTTCCACTCGATGGCCGGCAACGTCGTGGTCGACTGGCTGTTCATGCTCGGCCTGCTCGGCATCGGCGTCGCCCTCATCCTCGGCATCGGGATGCGCATCGCCGCCGCAGCTGCCACGCTGATGATGGCGTTCATGTGGTTCGCCGAGTTCCCGCTCGCGCAGCACACCAGCGCCGGCGAGCCCAGCGGCTCGAACAACCCGATCACCGACTACCACTTCATGTACGCCGTCGGCGCGATCGTCGCCGCGCTGACGTACGCCGGACACACCTGGGGCCTGGGCCGCTGGTGGGCACAGCTGCCCTTCGTGCAGCGCAACCGTTGGCTGATCTGA
- a CDS encoding NAD(P) transhydrogenase subunit alpha: MTTIGVVRETAAGERRVALVPEDAGRLRRDGLQVVVEAGAGAGAWYADTDYADAGATVTSRVQVYAGSDVLLCVTPPEDVDALHAGQTLVGLLAPRRDPVRFRKLAGTGVTAVSLDLLPRTLSRAQAMDALTSQANVAGYKAALVAADAYGAYLPMLMTAAGTARPARVLVLGAGVAGLQALATARRLGAAVTGYDVREAAREDIASTGAAVLTLDVPAATGAGGYARRLSEDEARAQQEALDTAVAGFDIVITTAQVPDGRPPLLVTAAALEAMRPGSVVVDAACGPLGGNVAGSEPGRTVVSARGVTVVGAADLPARVPRAASTAYSRNLCALLAGLIRDGVVTVDADDEIHAAVVVARDGEVVHPAVRAATSEEVPS; the protein is encoded by the coding sequence ATGACGACGATCGGTGTGGTCCGCGAGACGGCCGCCGGGGAACGGCGGGTCGCCCTCGTCCCGGAGGACGCCGGCCGGTTACGCCGCGACGGCCTGCAGGTCGTCGTGGAGGCCGGCGCCGGGGCCGGCGCCTGGTACGCCGACACGGACTACGCCGACGCCGGCGCGACGGTCACCAGCCGGGTCCAGGTGTACGCCGGCAGCGACGTCCTGCTGTGCGTGACCCCGCCGGAGGACGTCGACGCGCTGCACGCGGGCCAGACCCTCGTCGGGCTCCTGGCTCCCCGGCGCGACCCGGTGCGGTTCCGGAAGCTGGCCGGGACCGGTGTCACCGCGGTGAGCCTCGACCTGCTCCCCCGCACCCTGAGCCGCGCCCAGGCCATGGACGCCCTCACCTCGCAGGCCAACGTCGCCGGCTACAAGGCCGCGCTGGTCGCCGCGGACGCGTACGGCGCCTACCTGCCGATGCTCATGACCGCCGCCGGCACGGCCCGCCCGGCGCGGGTGCTGGTCCTGGGCGCCGGGGTCGCCGGCCTGCAGGCGCTCGCCACCGCGCGCCGCCTCGGGGCGGCCGTGACCGGTTACGACGTGCGGGAGGCGGCCCGGGAGGACATCGCCTCGACCGGCGCCGCCGTGCTGACCCTCGACGTCCCCGCCGCGACCGGTGCGGGCGGGTACGCCCGCCGGCTGTCGGAGGACGAGGCCCGGGCTCAGCAGGAGGCGCTGGACACCGCGGTCGCCGGGTTCGACATCGTCATCACCACCGCGCAGGTCCCGGACGGGCGCCCGCCGCTGCTCGTCACGGCCGCCGCCCTCGAGGCGATGCGGCCCGGCTCGGTGGTCGTGGACGCGGCTTGCGGGCCGCTGGGCGGCAACGTGGCGGGCTCCGAGCCGGGCCGGACCGTGGTGAGCGCCCGCGGCGTCACCGTCGTCGGCGCCGCGGACCTGCCCGCCCGGGTGCCGAGGGCGGCGTCGACCGCGTACTCCCGCAACCTGTGCGCGCTGCTGGCCGGCCTGATCCGCGACGGGGTGGTGACCGTCGACGCGGACGACGAGATCCACGCGGCCGTGGTCGTGGCCCGCGACGGCGAGGTCGTGCACCCGGCGGTCCGCGCCGCCACGAGCGAGGAGGTCCCCTCATGA
- a CDS encoding NAD(P) transhydrogenase subunit alpha: protein MSPLLMADITVFLLSLLVGFEVISKVPATLHTPLMSGANAIHGVVIVGVMLLAATATTVTGYVLVLIGAAFAAMNVTGGYVVTERMLAMFRPRREEKRREEKP from the coding sequence ATGAGCCCGCTGCTGATGGCGGACATCACCGTCTTCCTGCTGAGCCTGCTCGTCGGGTTCGAGGTGATCAGCAAGGTGCCGGCCACCCTGCACACCCCGCTGATGTCCGGCGCGAACGCGATCCACGGCGTGGTCATCGTCGGCGTGATGCTGCTCGCCGCCACGGCCACCACGGTCACCGGTTACGTGCTGGTGCTGATCGGGGCCGCGTTCGCCGCCATGAACGTCACCGGCGGCTACGTGGTCACCGAACGCATGCTGGCGATGTTCCGCCCGCGGCGGGAGGAGAAGCGGCGGGAGGAGAAGCCGTGA